From Actinomycetota bacterium, a single genomic window includes:
- a CDS encoding Hsp20/alpha crystallin family protein, with translation MSVSRWDPFQDLLAIQDEMNQVFGRARQGQGGGRVWAPALDISERKDAYVVTVEVPGINADDLDITLEDGLLTIQGERQFTQESTEQQFHRVERRYGSFRRSITLPSQVQADAIEASFENGVLEVVVPKAEEAKPKKITVRAGGGRKQVSGTSTPAGDA, from the coding sequence ATGAGCGTCTCCAGGTGGGATCCCTTCCAGGACCTGCTGGCGATTCAGGACGAGATGAACCAGGTCTTCGGCCGGGCTCGCCAGGGCCAGGGCGGCGGCCGCGTGTGGGCGCCGGCGCTCGACATCTCCGAGCGCAAGGACGCCTACGTGGTCACCGTCGAGGTGCCCGGCATCAACGCCGACGACCTCGACATCACCCTGGAGGACGGCCTGCTCACCATCCAGGGCGAGCGGCAGTTCACCCAGGAGTCGACCGAGCAGCAGTTCCACCGGGTGGAGCGCCGCTACGGCAGCTTCCGCCGCTCGATCACCCTGCCGTCCCAGGTGCAGGCGGACGCCATCGAGGCCTCGTTCGAGAACGGGGTGCTCGAGGTGGTCGTGCCCAAGGCCGAGGAGGCCAAGCCGAAGAAGATCACCGTCCGCGCCGGCGGCGGTCGCAAGCAGGTGTCGGGGACGTCGACCCCGGCCGGCGACGCCTGA